AGCAGCCCAgttgagcagcagcagtagttagGTGTAGCAGCAGTATTAGAGTTAGTAGTAGCAGCATAGTAGTAGCTAAAGTAGTAGAGTGTAGagccagcagtagtagtagtagcagcagcagtagtagtagcagcagcaggcagcagagtagtagcagcagcagcagtatagcagcagcagtaagcaaggcagcagtagtagcagcagcagtagtagcagcagcagtagtagtagtagcagcagtagtagtagtagcaagcagtatagtagtagcagtagtagtagtaacagcagtagtagtacacagcagtagtagtagagagCAGAAGTATAGAGTAGAGCAGTAGaaggcagcagcagtagtagcagcagcagcagtagcagcagcagcagttagtagtagcagcagtagtagtagcagcagcagcagcagcagcagtagtagtagtagtatagcagcagcagtagtagtagtagtagcagcagtatagcagcagcagtagtagttagcagcagcagtagtagtagtagtagtaggttgtAGCAGCAGTTAGAGTTAGTAGTAGCAGCGCAGTATTAGTAGtaggtagcagcagcagcagtagtatatagcagcagtagcagcagtagtagtagcagcagcagtagtagtagcagcagtagcagtaagtagtagtagcagaagtagCAGCAccgcagtagtagtagcagccagtagtagtagcagcagtagcagaagtagtagtagtagcagtagtagcagaagtagtagaagtagtagtagaagtagtagcagcagcgagtagtagtagtagcagcagtagtaggcagcagcagtagcgatagtatagtagcagtagtagcaacgCACAAGTAGTAACAGCAGAaaatagtaagtagtagtaacagcagtagttacagcagcagtagtagtagtagtagcagcaggcaGAAGTAGTAGGTTGTAGTAGCAGCagtggtagtagcagcagcagtaagcAGCAGAAGTAGTTAGTTGTATATAGCAGCAGTAAGCAGtagttagtagcagtagtagcagtagtagcagaagTGTAAGTTAATTAGTAGTAGAGAAGTAGTTAGTAATAGTAGAGtaaacagcagtagtagtagcagcaagtGAGTAGTAGTTAACAgcgtagtagtaacagtagcagtagtagcagcagtagttagtagcagcagtagtagtagcagcagtagtagtaacagtaacagtagtaacagcagtagtagtagcagcagtagagtaGTAACACAGATaggtagtaacagtaacagtagtaacagcagtagtagtaacagtaacagtagtaacagcagcagtagtagtaacagtaacagtagtagcagccgtagtagtagcagcagcagtagcagtagagtaagcagcagtagtagtagtagcgtagttagcagcagcagtaacagtagtaacagcaagcagtaacagtagtaacagcagtagtagttaagcagtagtagcagcagcagtagttagtagcgcagtagtagtagcagcagcagtagtagtagtaggttagCAGCAGGTAGAAGTAGTAATAGcagcgtagtagtagtagtagtagtaggcagcagcagcagtagttagtagtagcagcagtagcagcagtagtagtagcagcagcagtagcagcagcgtagcagctagtagcagcagaagtagtagtgtagtagcagcagtagcagtagtagtagcagcatagtagtagcagcagtagcagtagtagtagcagtagtagcagaagtagtagtagtggcagtttagtagcagtagtagcgtagtagcagaagtagtagtagtagtaagtagcagaagtagtagtagtagtagtagcagtaacagtagtaacagcagtgtagtagtagcagcatagtagtagtaacagcagtagtagtaaccagtggcggcagcagcagcagaaacagtagtaacagcagcagtagtagtacagcagtagtagtagcagccagcaagtagcagtagtagtagtagtagcagtaggagtagcagcagcagtagcagtagtagtagtagcagtaggagtagcaggcaagtaagtagtagtagcagcagccagtagtagtagcagttagtAATAGCAGCagtggtagcagcagcagtagtaggtgCAGCAGTAGAGAGTAGTAAgcatagcagtagtagtagtagtagtagtagtagtagcaggcagcagtagtagtagtagcagcagcagtagtgtaGCAGCAagcgcagtagtagtagcagcagcagcagttagtagcagcagcagtagtaggcagcagcagtagtagcagcagcagtagtagcagcaagcAGTAGTAGTCAGTTTAGCAGCAGttatagtagcagcagtagagtagtagcagtagtagtagtaacagcagtagtagtagcagcagtagtagtagtagcagcagtagtagtagcagcagtagtagtagcagcagcagcaagtatagcaagcagcagcagtagcagcagcagcagtagtagttagcagcagtagtagtgcagcagcagcagcagcagcagtagtagtagtagttagcaggcagcagtagtagtagtagtaagcagAAAGCAGTCAGTAGCACAGCAGCCAGCTAGTAGTATAGCAGCAGccagtatgtagtagtagtaggtgttaGCAGCCAGTAGagtaagtagtagcagcagtaagtcagtagtagtagtagtagcagcagttgcAAGCAGTagaatagtagtagcagcagtagcagcagtagtagtcagCAGCagcgtagtagtagcagcagtagctagtagtagtagtagcagtagtagcagcaggcaagtagtaagtagcagcagtagtagtagccagcagtagcagaagtagtagtagtagcaggtaGAAATAAAATAGCAGAAGTAGGTaagaagtagtagtagcagttagtaaagcagcagcagtagtagtagtagcagcagtagtagcagcagccagtgagcagtagtagtagttagcagtAGTAGGCaggcagcagtagtaacagcagaaATAGTAGTCAGTAGAAGCAGCAGAGGTAGTGAGGGTAGcagcagagtagtagtagtagcagcagcagaagtagtagttgtttagtagcagcagtggtagtagcagcagcagtagcagcagagtagtagttgtagtagcagcagtagcagtagtagtagcagtagtagcagctaAGTATCAGaagtagtagctagtagtagcagaagtagtagtgatagtagtaatagtaacagcagtagagtagcagcagtagtagtagaacagcagtagtagtacagtagcagtagtagcagcaagttagtagtagcagcagtagtagtagcagcgagtgtaacagtaacagtagtaacagcgcagttaagtagtagcagcagtagttagtagtaacagcagtagtagtaacagttaacagtagtaacagcaggtagtacagtaacagtagtaaaaCAGCAGCCATAGTATAACAAGCAACAGTAGTAGCAgcatagtagtagcagcagcagtagcagtaggagtagcgcagtagtagtagtagcagtagtagcagcagcgaaattacagtagtaacagcagcagtaacagtaagtaacagcagtagtagtagcagcagccagCAAGTAGTAGGTAGCAGCAAGTagtgtagcagtagtagcagcagcagtagtagtagtaacagcacagagtagcagcagtagtagcagcagcaagtagtagtagtaacagcagtagttaGCAGCAGTAGCTAGCAGCCAGCGTAACAGTGTAACAAGCAGCAGCGAGGTAGACAGTAGTAGttagcagcagcagtaacagttcagtaacagcagcagtaggcaacagcagtagtagtagcagcagtagtagtagtagcagctagtagtaagtagtaggcagcagatagccagtagtagtagtagtctagtagtagtagcagttagcactagtagcagtagtgtagacagtagcagtagtagtagcaggagtagtagtatagcagtagtaagtagaagtagcagtagtagtttaGCAGTAGTAGTGCAGCAGTAgcatagtagtagcagcagtagcagtagtagaagtaACAGTTAGTAGTAGGTGCAGCAGtgttagtagtatagtagtagtagtaatagtagcagcagtagtaacatcacgagtaacagtagtagtagtagtagtaacagcagtagtagtagcagtaatcaTACCTCCATCAGGATTTTGTGCAACAGGGAGTTGTGGTTCTTCAGTCTGTGAGCCTCATCAACTACCAagactttccacttcctcctGCAGAACAGAGATGTGTTAGTTCTGGATGCTTGACTGACGTGGTTTGGAAATGCTGATAGTAGTGGAATAGTGATTGCAGACTCACCTTTCAGGAATGAGGCATCTTTGATAAACAGAGCTGACAatgagagaaattagaaaaacaTGTTCAGTGTTTGAGAATGTCAATAATGGATTACAGGGGGAGGTATATCAACTTGCTACAGAGTTTAGACAGCATTTCCAATCAATTATCATCATCACCTCATATGAGTTAGCAGAACATGGTAGTGTGTTGTACCTCATATGTAGTTAGCAGAACATGGTAGTGTGTTGTACCTCATATGTAGTTAGCAGAACATGGTTAGTGTGTTGTACCTCATATGTAGTTAGCAGAACATGGTAGTGTGTTGTTAACCTCATATGTAGTTATAGTGCAGAAACATAGGGTAGTGTGTTCAACCTCATATGTAGTTAGCAGAACATGGTAGTGTGTTGTACCTCATATGTTAGTTAGcagaacatgtagtgtgtgttgtaCCTCATATGTAGTTAGCAGAACATGGTAGTGTGTTGTACCTCATATGTAGTTAGGCAGAACATGGTAGTGTGTTGTACCTCATATGTAGTTAGCAGAACATGGTAGTGTGTTGTACCTCATATGTAGTAGCAGACATGGTAGTGTGTTGTACCTCATATGTAGTTAGGCAGAACATGGTAGTGTGTTGTACCTCATATGTAGTTAGCAGaacatggtgtgtgttgtgcctcATATGTAGTTAGCAGAACATGGTAAGTGTGTTGTACCTCATATGTAGTTAGCAGAACATGGTAGTGTGTTGTACCTCATATGTATTAGCAGAAACATGGTAGTGTGTTGTACCTCATATGTAGTAGCAGAACATGGTAGTGTGTTGTACCTCAATGTAGTTAGCAGAACATGGTAGTGTGTGTTGTTCATGTCCCTCTGCAGTTCTGCTCTCTTTGCTTTGTCTCCATAGTAACACAGCACCTTGAGACAGGGGGATAAGCTGCGAAGACAACAGAACAGTCACAAACCAGGACAGCAGGTCTAGCTCTCTGCACTCATTCTGCATTAGTAGGACATTCATGTTTGCTTTCCATAACAACACGTACAGGACTAAAATGTTCTGAACTCTCACGATTAGACCAAGTAGTGAGGGAGGCGTAGGATGTAACATCTAAGTCATTGACACCACCAAGTCATTGCGTAGCATGACACCACCAAGTCATTGTGTAACATGACACCAAGTCATTACGTAACAATGACACCAAGTCACTGTTGTAACATGAACCAAGTCACTGTGTGACACCATACATTACGTAACATGACACCAAGTCATTACGTAACATGACACCAAGGTCACCAAGTCATTACGTAACATGACACCAAGTCACTGCGTAACATGACACCAAGTCATTACGTTAACATGACACCAAGTCACCAAGTCATTAACGTAACCATGACACCAAAGTCACTGTGTAACATGACACCAAGTCATTGTGTAACATGACACCAAGTCATTGTGTAATTGACACCAAGTCATTACGTAACATGACACACAAGTCATTACGTAACATGACACCAAGTCATTACTAACATGACACCAAGTCACCAAGTCATTGTGTTAACATGACACCAAGTCATTGTGTACATGACACCAAGTCATTGTTGTAACATGACACCAAGTCATTACGTAACATGACACTATGTCATGTGTAACATGACACCAAGTCATTACGCTCAAATGTCAGACAACAAGTCATTAACGTAACATGACACCCAAGTCATTACGTACATGACACCAAGTCATTACGTAACATGACACAAAAGTCATTACGTAACATGACACCAAGTCACTGTGTAACATGACACCAAGTCATTATTGTAACATGACACCAAGTCATTACGTAACATGACACCAAGTCATTACGTAACATGACAACAAGTCATTGTGTAACATGACACCAAGTATTGTGTAAACATGACACCAAGTCATTACGTAACATGACACCAAGTCATTACGTAACATGACAACAAGTCATTACGTAACATGACACCAAGTCACTGTGCTGTAACATGACACTATGTCCCCCTATGACCTGGGCACCATTAGTTTATAGggatctggtcaacagtagtgcactaaatagggaatggtGGACATTTGCAGTGAAGCCTAAAGGCTGTTGCGTTATCTGACATAAGACAATGGTTGTTCTCCTCACCATTCCATCTCGCTCCTCCAGTTGTCCATGACAGACAGTGGGCTGAGGACCAGGAACGGCCCGTCCTGCCGCAGGGCCCCTCTCATGTACAATAGCAGAGAGATGGTCTGAGTGAAGAGCAAAAGAGACAAGACAACAGGACAACATCAAAAGAATCCATATTATTGCCTTGGGTATTAAATAGGTTCCAATAGGTATTAAAAGGTGCTAGTATCTATACGGATGTCCTCCAGAACTAATATGTATCCcagatggcaacctattccctatatagtgcactatttttggacagagccctattccctatatagtgcactattttt
This genomic interval from Salvelinus sp. IW2-2015 unplaced genomic scaffold, ASM291031v2 Un_scaffold6644, whole genome shotgun sequence contains the following:
- the LOC112078986 gene encoding chromodomain-helicase-DNA-binding protein 1-like, with protein sequence MASFPQKIKTSVPEETKSSLTEKDLQKWGLQGIQLRAYQLDGVQWLTQCLANQQGCILGDEMGLGKTCQTISLLLYMRGALRQDGPFLVLSPLSVMDNWRSEMECLSPCLKVLCYYGDKAKRAELQRDMNNTHYHVLLTTLRCLIPERRKWKVLVVDEAHRLKNHNSLLHKILME